Proteins from one Athalia rosae chromosome 8, iyAthRosa1.1, whole genome shotgun sequence genomic window:
- the LOC105686257 gene encoding uncharacterized protein LOC105686257 isoform X3 — MDFHSVILQQQTHSHNDRLINSFVNPQETLTGITSGCILILLKSLQRLSCLTILDNFLKIKVTNIFLEKCAIFWSTLASISNESKLPEILIDQKVDDDQISDRIDLNNVGTVTGLFQHAGKNKKGGKKANKDGKDKSKREREERAAKREKEEEERLKDWNSEWNKKLEAKEALNEVPCCSAKGLFPKPKTQSNIWIKVTQDKKIQDACSCPQTEATAFTKINNNRIPGIRTGW; from the exons ATGGATTTTCATTCAGTGATTTTACAACAGCAAACTCATTCGCATAATGATCGGTTGATAAATTCG ttcgTGAATCCTCAGGAAACATTGACCGGTATCACTTCTGGTTGTATTTTAATTCTCCTGAAATCTTTACAACGCCTGAGCTGTCTGACCATTCtggataattttctaaagATAAAAGTTACCAACATCTTTTTGGAGAAATGTGCAATTTTCTGGAGCACCTTAGCCTCAATTAGCAATGAGTCGAAACTACCAGAAATATTGATTGACCAGAAGGTAGATGATGATCAAATATCTGACAGAATTGATTTGAACAACGTGGGCACGGTGACTGGATTGTTTCAACATGCtgggaagaataaaaaaggtggtaaaaaagcaaataagGACGGCAAGgacaaaagtaaaagagaacgagaagaaaggGCAGCTaaacgagaaaaggaagaagaggaacgaTTGAAAGATTGGAACTCTGAGTGGAACAAGAAATTAGAAGCAAAAGAGGCCCTCAATGAGGTACCCTGTTGCTCGGCCAAAGGATTATTCCCAAAACCAAAGACTCAATCTAATATCTGGATCAAAGTTACGCAGGATAAGAAAATACAAGAT GCATGTTCCTGTCCCCAAACCGAAGCCACCGCCTTTAccaaaattaataacaatcgAATCCCCGGAATTAGAACCGGttggtaa
- the LOC105686257 gene encoding uncharacterized protein LOC105686257 isoform X2 — translation MDFHSVILQQQTHSHNDRLINSETLTGITSGCILILLKSLQRLSCLTILDNFLKIKVTNIFLEKCAIFWSTLASISNESKLPEILIDQKVDDDQISDRIDLNNVGTVTGLFQHAGKNKKGGKKANKDGKDKSKREREERAAKREKEEEERLKDWNSEWNKKLEAKEALNEVPCCSAKGLFPKPKTQSNIWIKVTQDKKIQDVQMAFMHVPVPKPKPPPLPKLITIESPELEPVGKIKKKGNGKKKKTKK, via the exons ATGGATTTTCATTCAGTGATTTTACAACAGCAAACTCATTCGCATAATGATCGGTTGATAAATTCG GAAACATTGACCGGTATCACTTCTGGTTGTATTTTAATTCTCCTGAAATCTTTACAACGCCTGAGCTGTCTGACCATTCtggataattttctaaagATAAAAGTTACCAACATCTTTTTGGAGAAATGTGCAATTTTCTGGAGCACCTTAGCCTCAATTAGCAATGAGTCGAAACTACCAGAAATATTGATTGACCAGAAGGTAGATGATGATCAAATATCTGACAGAATTGATTTGAACAACGTGGGCACGGTGACTGGATTGTTTCAACATGCtgggaagaataaaaaaggtggtaaaaaagcaaataagGACGGCAAGgacaaaagtaaaagagaacgagaagaaaggGCAGCTaaacgagaaaaggaagaagaggaacgaTTGAAAGATTGGAACTCTGAGTGGAACAAGAAATTAGAAGCAAAAGAGGCCCTCAATGAGGTACCCTGTTGCTCGGCCAAAGGATTATTCCCAAAACCAAAGACTCAATCTAATATCTGGATCAAAGTTACGCAGGATAAGAAAATACAAGATGTACAAATGGCGTTCAT GCATGTTCCTGTCCCCAAACCGAAGCCACCGCCTTTAccaaaattaataacaatcgAATCCCCGGAATTAGAACCGGttggtaaaattaaaaaaaaaggaaatggaaagaagaaaaaaacgaagaaataa
- the LOC105686257 gene encoding uncharacterized protein LOC105686257 isoform X1, which yields MDFHSVILQQQTHSHNDRLINSFVNPQETLTGITSGCILILLKSLQRLSCLTILDNFLKIKVTNIFLEKCAIFWSTLASISNESKLPEILIDQKVDDDQISDRIDLNNVGTVTGLFQHAGKNKKGGKKANKDGKDKSKREREERAAKREKEEEERLKDWNSEWNKKLEAKEALNEVPCCSAKGLFPKPKTQSNIWIKVTQDKKIQDVQMAFMHVPVPKPKPPPLPKLITIESPELEPVGKIKKKGNGKKKKTKK from the exons ATGGATTTTCATTCAGTGATTTTACAACAGCAAACTCATTCGCATAATGATCGGTTGATAAATTCG ttcgTGAATCCTCAGGAAACATTGACCGGTATCACTTCTGGTTGTATTTTAATTCTCCTGAAATCTTTACAACGCCTGAGCTGTCTGACCATTCtggataattttctaaagATAAAAGTTACCAACATCTTTTTGGAGAAATGTGCAATTTTCTGGAGCACCTTAGCCTCAATTAGCAATGAGTCGAAACTACCAGAAATATTGATTGACCAGAAGGTAGATGATGATCAAATATCTGACAGAATTGATTTGAACAACGTGGGCACGGTGACTGGATTGTTTCAACATGCtgggaagaataaaaaaggtggtaaaaaagcaaataagGACGGCAAGgacaaaagtaaaagagaacgagaagaaaggGCAGCTaaacgagaaaaggaagaagaggaacgaTTGAAAGATTGGAACTCTGAGTGGAACAAGAAATTAGAAGCAAAAGAGGCCCTCAATGAGGTACCCTGTTGCTCGGCCAAAGGATTATTCCCAAAACCAAAGACTCAATCTAATATCTGGATCAAAGTTACGCAGGATAAGAAAATACAAGATGTACAAATGGCGTTCAT GCATGTTCCTGTCCCCAAACCGAAGCCACCGCCTTTAccaaaattaataacaatcgAATCCCCGGAATTAGAACCGGttggtaaaattaaaaaaaaaggaaatggaaagaagaaaaaaacgaagaaataa